The nucleotide sequence CAATGAAACTTGTAAGTACTAcaagctagatttttaaaggtattttggtgtCTAAAGATGTAGACAGAcacctagtgagatttttcaGAAGCTCCTAGACATCctactgccattgacttcaggttcAGAGATCCTTTTAGAAATTTGGCTGTATATATTAGTAAAGCTAatattttgtcacagttatttttagtcagtcagggacaggtcacaggcaaaaaaaaaaaaaaaaatcatgaagccAGTGTCCATGACAAAACAGGGAGCTCAACTGCGGGGTCCACACAGTCCCACagaggctgggcagctgcagggtccctcTCTGAGCTCCCGGGGGTAGGGGGGCACTGTCCACAGCGACCGGGAGCTTTCAGGGTCCCCCTGATGCCCGCATTGCTCAGAGCTCTCGGGTACCCCCCACCAGGCAGCAGAGGTACCCCGCAGTTCCCCACCACCGCAGGCCGCTGGGGCTAAATTCACAGAGGTcgttggaagtcacagattctgtgacttccgcaacctctgtaaaaaaaaaaaaattgtagcctTATATATTAGTATTAAGCAATGTAGTTGTTTTTCCTTTCCAGTATAAAACCTAAAATATAATGGAAAAAAATCTATCTTGTTCTGTTTGCCGCTTTGTTAATGTGACAGACAGTAAaagattttaataataaaattgcTTTAATGTGCCTGTTTGTTTGCAGGAATTCCAATCAGAACAACCCTAGATAACTCTACAACAGTACAATATGCAGGTCTTCTTCATCAGCTCACAATGAAAGCGAGGAGCACAGTGAGAGATATAGATCCTCAGAACGATCTAACTTTTCTTCGGATCAGATCAAAGAAACATGAAATCATGGTAGCCCCAGGTAatttatttcagagtggtagccgtgttagtctgtatcagcaaaaacaatgaggagtacttgtggcaccttagagactaacaaatttatttgggcataagcttttgtgggctaaaacctatttcatcagatgcatggagtggaaaatacttccttctgtattttccactccatgcatctgatgaagtgggttttagcccacaaaagtttatgcccaaataaatgttagtctctaaagtgccacaagtgctccttgttgtttttccagGTAATTTAAGATTTCTATTCctaaaatattgttaaaatgtTGTGTGTTTCTCAATGCACAAAGCTACTGTAGAACATGTATATAAtatatgaaaacaaaaatataagaCATAACGTCTTGCTTTTGCTCTAAGTCCTTTACATTTGGATAGGATGCACACAATATTGTTCACTTCTATTGTCTACATAGACAGCTACACTAGCATCTTGATGCATAAGAATTATAGTATACAAGACTTGAGGCAAGAAGAGAAGACCAGATCTTACAGAAATGtagtgctggaagggaccttaagaagtCATTAAGTCTAGCCTCCTGCACTTAGGCTGGACCAAGTATCCCTAACaactgtttgtccaacctgttcttaaaaacctccactgactGGGATTCccaaacctcccttggaagtctattccagagcttaactacccttataattaTATAGTTTTTCCTagtagctaacctaaatctccctggctgcaaattaagcccattacttctgtcctatcttcagtggacatggataAATATCACTGATTCTTccctttataacaacctttaacacattttgaagacttatcagttctcccctcagtcttctttgctCACGCCTAAACATGACCAATTTTAACCTTGCCTcgtaggtcagattttctaaacaatttatcattttttttctttctcctggactttcttcaatttgttcacatctttctaaGCTGTGGTGctctgaactggacacagtactataGTGGAAGCTTCACCAATGCTCAGTAGAATGGGACAGTCACCTCATACATCTTATTTTCAACACTCTTGTTGGAGCTAATAAGCTTTTAGTAAACATGGCAAACGTGTTCACTTTTTTTCACAACAAATACCAAATAAACAACTAATGATCATCCATCGATTGTTGTTTCTAAGAACAGATTTTTCACTTGATACTGTACTGTATGTACCAAGCTTCTCATTGCTCATTAGAGGGTTTCTTTTACAATATAGTAGGTAATGGATCAGACAGGTGGTATTAGCACCATTAATATAACAATTACGATTGAATTACTTACTTGTCAATAAGAGAAACTTATGTATTTGTCTTGTTCATCTTAAGtacaaatattttgtatttgctTTGGGTTGTTTCCCCTAATTAATATGGATaaggggccagattcttagctatGGCCAAGGAGCATACACTACAAATTGAGGCAGCCAGGACGGGGAGTGCAAAGGTGCTGTGATTTTTGGGGGCGTGCTAGACTGTACCCCATCATATATTATGCTGGCTGCCAACAACTCCAATGGGTAAAAAAATATCAGATGAGAATGTGTAGGGTATCAAGAAGACCCAACTATGCCCCTAATGTCAGTAGGGAGGGAGGTGGCATTGGATTCACTATACTTGTCCCACCATAATACCCTTTCACTGAAGTAATCCTTACAATGCCAGATATACTGATTCTGTCATCAGATTCCACCAGCAGCACAGTGCAAAGTGGCTGCACTGATGCCACTGATCTCACTGTTCCTACTAGAAATCATAAATAACTCCAGTGAAGACAATGCAGTTACATTTGTGTAAAACCAATATTAGCAGAATCGGGCCCTATTACTTTAAGTGATAGCAATTAGTTGACAGTTAATAGTAAAAGACTGAAATCATTTTTGTCAAGCATGTTTTAGGGTTTAAATGCAAAAGTTTGATTTATTCCTATcttaacagaaataaagaaatcaatCAGGGCAAACTACTAGTAAACCAGTAGACGTTaatatttctgtaatattttaacTTAAATGTTCTCTTTTCTCGatgattttgattaaaatattctTGTATCTCTTCACAGATAAGGAGTATCTTCTGATTGTTATTCAGAATCCATGTGAATAGATTTGCTGCAACAATATTTTGAGACACTGATGCAGCTGTACTTTTTAAAGTAATAATCCTTTATtgatatttaattttaaacataccACTGAGTTCTTACTTAATGTATGTAACTTGTCATTGCTGAAACTTTTCCAAGCTAATATTCTCAGTTGTAGCTGTACTTTAACTTATGCTTGAGCAAAACAACATTGTATGTGTAGATAAATACTCAGAAGAGCCACAAtagaacaaaatgtttaaaaaactttTGTTAATGGATTTTCTGGCTAATTCTTGTAACGAAAGAATTCTCTTTTACATCAcaagttcagatttttttttttaaagcaggaatcacatttcatttaaattagtAACTTGTGTATGTACTTGTAACTGTGCCCATGTAAACTCAAGAATACAGGATTAAATAGTGTTACTCCTCTCAGTTCCATTGGAGTAAAGAGGACTGTGTTCTGCCTCTGTAACTTCTGCATTTTGATCATTCTAAAGAATTAGATTTACTTCCACCTTATGCTGTCTTAAGTGCCCTTCAGTTTCTAATGAACAAACGAATCACAACAGCtttagttaaatattttaaagctaaTGCTGAAGAAAGGTCCAGATGGAGAGAAGGGCCCTTCCACCTTAAATTAATGCAAAACTGTTGTTAATTTGTGTTTACTGGCCATTCTAAATAGTGCCTCTAAGTAAAATCAAAACTCTTGATAAAACACTCAGATGTGTACACCTTCAGATCCAGCATGTACTGAACACACTGAGCCATTTCTTCCAGGACATTTTGCAGCACTGCCACAGATCTTGCAGCTCTGTCCAAAACTGGAAACCTGTTCAGAACGTTGCTTTAAATCAGACACTTAACGTGTACGTAGATTTTCACATTACTAATGATTCTTTAATTTTAAAGTTGAAACTTTTCCAGCATCACTAGGTCAAGAACAGTTTTATGCTGATATTTCATCATAGGGCAGTACAATCTGGAAATTGGGGGAAGAAAAAATAAGTGGTAGGAAGCCTGGCTAAAGAGACCCAGGGAGAAAATGAACCCAGTTGCTTGGGAATAATAGAAGCCCAAGGAATGGTTATTGATGGTACAGCCACAGTATAATATCTACTTGCTGGGTGACAGTTGATAATATGAATGGCTGTCATAAAAAGGACCATTACATGGAAATAAATACAGCAAATCAATATCTTTACATACTGAAGTAAAATAAAGCAGAGCATATGTTTGAACATTAATGTACTCTGTGCTGTACAAGAAAACACTACCTACAACCTATGGTCTTTCTTCTAAATTATTGGttctaaattatttaaaatgacaaCCGTTCATTTGTGAATGTTGACAAATATGGCCATACTGTATCAAAACAAAGTTTTTCATTTATCAGCTTCACCAGTTCTGGGGTACTAATGCTTTTTAACAGCAAACCCGTCATTGCCAAATGTCTAACTTTTATTCATAAAAAAATACTTTGGTATTTTGGGGGATATCCCGTGTACAAGTCAAAGTCAGTGTGTCTGGCTTTCCTTTCACTTACTCTAGTTAGCATCTGGACTAATTCTACTGAAATTGACAGTCACAGCAGTGTTGAAGGGAGGAGATTTAGCCCCATTCTTACTATTTAATGTCTATTTTAGattaattttctcttttgttAACAAATTACTAAATTAATATCCAATATATTGGTTTTGCATTATATTACTCCAGCAAACTGCTGAAGTTAGTCCTCCTCACTGTGTAATATTTTCTAACTTGTCAAAAATATCATAGATGGCATCACCTCTTAAAACCTTCCAGAGCCATGAAAAATGTCCTTCAGTCAGACACAGCAGTACAGTCATgcaaagagaaaagctttctacATGGCAatatttattcttcatttttatctttcttttgtgtgtgtaaatttctTTTCCAGACTTTAATCTGATATTCTTGAAGCAACTGATGATCACTTTGGTTTGGGTCCCAATTTATCAAAGCACTTGAAGGGGTTAAGTTCATCCCTATTCAATAGTGTACTTAAGTTCAAAGTTAAATTTAAGCACGGATTTAAGGCCAGTTGAAATTAGACTTAAGCCCATGTTCAAATGTAAACACAGACTTAATTGCCGAAAAGGGGCTTTAATGTGCAGTAATGGCTTATAAGTCATTTTATGCAATCTTCAAATGTCCAAATGCCCACAAATTCATTCCCATCACAACTTGTCTAGAAGCCCTGCAAGTCATGGATGCAGATCTGAGGGCAAAATCTGGTCCACTCTTGGCAGTGTAACCAGTGACAATTGCAGTGAAACTGCAGGCTGAGTTCTGTTCCCTGGGgtactctagagcaggggtgggcaacctgtggctccggagccacatgcaactcttcagaagttaacatgtgGCTCCTTTTATAGGCACAGACTCCAAGGCTGGAGCTACAagagccaactttccaatgtgctggagggtgctcactgctcaactcctggctctgccacaggccctgtccccactccatgccttcccaccccctcccctgagcctgctatgccctcactcctcccactccccttccaagcctcctgcatgccacaaaacagttgatcgggaggtgcggggagggaggatcACTtggttgcctgttctgttcattccctctggggcacctggcgttggccacggtcagaagaccggatactgggctagatggacttttagtctgacccagtatggctgttcttatatgaTTTCCAAAGGGACGCATGGGCCAGGCCCACCTCAGCTTTAGCCTTCAAAGGTTTGTCTAGAGTAAGAAAAGTGGTGAGGGTTAGCTAGCATGTTTCCCTCTGATCCTGAGGGGGAAGCGCTGATTGGTGGGGTtgggaggcttgggggggtgatgggggggcaggggctgctgacctattactgtgACTCTTTGGAAATGTACATTAGTaagttctggctccttctcaggctcaggttggccacccctgctctagagtctTTACCAAGGCTCCTTACATGCTGTGCAAGTATGTGCAGTATTAGCAACATCCTCATTacagaatataaatatataatgaaATATCCTgccatttttatttctattttgtatTAGGAGAGCTACTGTATAGCTGTGGtttttcaacaggaaaaaaaaataaaaaaatgtgtgAGTATGCATAATCTCAATGGAATCTGCTGTCAGCAGATTCATCTGAACAAAGGTGGGCAGTAATAGGAGGAAAAGCAGAATCAAAGAATGagaaagtaattttaaaattactgtaCAAAACTGTATAAGACTGCTCAGGCTATGGTGAAGTTGCTGTTTATGTGATACAACCACCAGTGTAATCTCTACCAGCCAATTGGATTTAGAATCCTGATAACATTTAACCAGGAGAAAAAGATAATTTCAGGGACACATCCATAGTACTCTTTAAAAGACTAATTTTATGGATAATCATTGGCTGATGGACTAAACTAGCATGTTCTGAGTTTATCAAAATGCTGCTTCTCTCTGAGCAACAATCACTCTAGGGTTCCAACATCCATTTGACAAAATGATATCAACGTCACATGTTTGGAATGATAAAAATAAACTAGTGTAATTGCACTAGAAATCTGTCACCGGATCATCCTCCcactttaaaaatacagtaaacatTTTGGCTTTGCCTCAACatttatttttgacaaatgtATAAGCtctcttgtgacaccagctagtGCCAGTCGTCTGTCCCATTTACAGTAATAATGCAAGCCAGTTGTTTAGCCGCTTCATGTTTTGCTTATCTGTCACTTAGCCAGA is from Caretta caretta isolate rCarCar2 chromosome 12, rCarCar1.hap1, whole genome shotgun sequence and encodes:
- the DYNLRB2 gene encoding dynein light chain roadblock-type 2 — its product is MAEVEETLKRIQAHKGVIGTIVVNAEGIPIRTTLDNSTTVQYAGLLHQLTMKARSTVRDIDPQNDLTFLRIRSKKHEIMVAPDKEYLLIVIQNPCE